Proteins from a single region of Oceaniferula flava:
- a CDS encoding 3-keto-disaccharide hydrolase, translating into MNITTLSKPLLLTLALSTLPCHAKDPEAAKQAAESPQAGAVSLFDGRTLDGWKLVNPKHGPYWSVQNGAITASNGDQKMPTNTFLATTKEYGDFEFTCDFRLSGDHATGLINSGIQYRSLLKNHKKRGMGISGYQADIGKDWWGGIYDEHRRGKLVKGNEAALRASEGFKDDNWHRYKIVCKGNQHKLYINGILTAEYTEKNPKIPAKGVIALQLHRGGVAKIEYKNIFIKEL; encoded by the coding sequence ATGAACATCACCACTCTCAGCAAACCTCTCCTCCTCACCCTCGCTCTATCCACCCTTCCCTGCCACGCCAAAGATCCTGAGGCAGCGAAGCAAGCGGCGGAAAGCCCTCAAGCCGGCGCCGTCTCCCTATTCGATGGCAGGACCCTCGATGGATGGAAGCTGGTGAACCCGAAACACGGACCTTACTGGTCGGTGCAGAACGGGGCGATCACCGCCTCGAATGGCGACCAGAAAATGCCGACCAATACCTTCCTCGCAACCACCAAGGAATACGGGGATTTTGAATTCACCTGTGATTTTCGCCTCAGTGGCGACCACGCCACCGGCCTCATCAACAGCGGGATCCAGTATCGCTCGTTGCTGAAAAACCATAAGAAACGGGGCATGGGGATCTCCGGATACCAGGCGGACATTGGCAAGGACTGGTGGGGCGGAATTTACGACGAACACCGTCGCGGCAAGCTGGTCAAAGGCAATGAAGCCGCATTGCGCGCCAGTGAAGGGTTCAAGGACGACAACTGGCACCGCTACAAAATCGTCTGCAAGGGCAATCAACACAAACTCTACATCAACGGCATCCTCACGGCGGAATACACCGAGAAAAACCCAAAGATCCCAGCCAAAGGCGTGATCGCGCTGCAGCTGCACCGCGGTGGCGTGGCGAAAATTGAATACAAAAACATCTTCATCAAGGAGCTGTAA
- a CDS encoding S8 family serine peptidase, with translation MKRLLLPLCLILAAVVLYLGTRTQHETTAPAPSSKSSQKELAHSPSNNESALRSSKRTNAVVQDSEAPVQAQSEPVHAADDFVKKVISETWIDASEDKAGRRRVRVVEADFKYPHLRLEEEVWTDPDTGEQTVKRLRASVADHLMVGLKQGADEMVARNLLEQNGYRVRAVEPGSFILTELDDFQQAESQQKSIAEIQGLNEFIDFAEPDYLVYPTVTPNDPAYGSQKMWGLHNPGNSAGTVADADIDAPEGWDIRHDAANVVVAVTDTGIQYNHEDLVNNMWSDGSGNHGYDAYDDDLDPMDTGGHGTHCAGTIGAQGNNNIGLTGVAWDVQLMGLRFLGPQGGSTSDGIKVINYARENGADIISASWGGGGYSQSLYNAIQAAGNAGIPFIAAAGNDALNNDSTPHYPSSYDLPTLVAVASTTSSDQLSTFSCYGRYSVDIGAPGSSIWSAYIGSNSSYKNLNGTSMATPHVSGAMALARAQFPGDDAVELIARLYSSVDHISALAGKVSTGGRLNLHKLLGASASVVSNDDFDDALRFEGDYGFWSGSNNTATREADEDDFNPIVTGSRSLWYAWKAPFSGLVEFEVRADVTPFRVIAFSGDERDNLVVVADGNETPDTTETIRFYCEEDQEYRFLIDSSHAQGQSLVVSLALKPANDAFGDAIYLSGSRFSTSGSNRDATSQPFEDYSPHAGGGQGNSVWWRWTADFDGEFVITTQGSEFDTVLAVYTGTPGVNFNEVASNDDRNALDWTSQVTFAAESGTTYYIAVDGYRGDASGGILLNGFEAGSLVIVYQPSSRSVKLGDTVDFSVHGAGSNTIQYQWYKNGTAISGARSNSLRIENVIASDFTTYYAILSDGTNTIQSNQVALTELRVAPQIVVNPKSRSVATGENLWLSPQVTGSAPLTYQWYKDDVALTGETGVSLAITNAQVANNGHYHLEVSNELGTAETALIDIRVSDVPWSVWNQRYPTPQSNDIHDMIYAEGMFVAIGSGGAITTSVDCESWRLHSVGDNGFRLRRIAYGGGKWLAADWSGNFVSSDDGETWHAYSNETIGVSSGVTELFYWNGKFHYITRDTGDSFIYSSVDGMSWTLTKSFPGRVFNSPIFSADRLVLIESYANAITATTDMVTWAEGTAPTVSGAALKGGEGVFIDGEFRVWSNEGGKKLWQSSDGVTWTYTDYNSETNWIGRSNSNTSNHRIQLHDGKVYWANGNDLYVSEDGIHWASYSPGFDVNAVTVGNGLIAISGGGGVTASATKPYNLYGEDLSGLYSDTYFSGLKVVNNRAWVYGSAGYFSSADGLVWREEETLVDVDSLIYANDSYWSANQIAVNGSDQKIYRGLYPTNMTEVSESNLSYITKLAYHDGTFVAFSTFPSGSFYTSSDGIHWTSVGPSFSGGYKIKKLEYIGDRFVGLSSNGKIYTSPDGTTWSVFDTGENSLNDPEVLAYGLDYYLAAGTEGKLWSSQDGVTWSVQDLSSYRNGSGNGETTIAADDHGVAVFMGNKGVYSTDLQSWVEFSLPAASFSAASSFAGSVVAAGGYGSMAILQGGSPLSNAPVVGFDNLTHNGRYSVNSRIAVQTTAFDPEAGAILVSFWVNGVKISESTVNNPEFLWYPTSVGEYVLRVEATDVSGVRNEARIVVNVSGSTTIGNHARLSNASAVTTQGDSLFLLTETGGVAIYGEGEVARDLVLPTSDSLTSVAYSGGVYLVAGDEVFASSDGINWTLIPDLSGEASYHGGKFFITSSGKLSYSDDGFNWTTVDCAYMPATGGQVLYFNNLIWVCGGNQIAVSENGGLTWITSGIAGNRLVLSNEEVMTLANGQIRRSTDGLTWTTEDSPGNLSGFFIESGGRIFLCQNHILSGYVLKYFSVDGSTWAPLDVDLKFYEMSYGHGQWVCFGPYAAYRSSDGITWELFLGDESLQSPAPDTPFEQTPFNARSWQIAYQEDTGFVAVGYTWSDQLHAVSPDGVNWTYEKGASLQSEGLDLFAIHNGRAVTTSNGAIQWSDDLLTWEDVGNQPSGDVNQLTIVNGSYACVTSSGELGLSADGVNWTYQTVAADVPLAAVSYGNGKFVVLRKSHASVYVSMDGSTWTTHTLPNDSYKHVSFENEEFFVTDGYYSTPRLARSADGQVWTGITATPYLTSSTKFAYGGGYYLVSDGSRIYLTTDFSEWHTVSLPIYNTYISSVVYRSGRGFLISTSNGYYEINDDLSVAEYTTLSGQSGTLHLDGQTLYILSTTIEVETDDDLEISDLTMTPVTAGIGDTFTATVDMVNHGSTAVASDALSFSFTASKDAVYGNGDDVPMATGLRVNSPLLAQSNDSVSFEIVIPETIAAGNYMVFVSALTSSELRDRNPANNHFSTSEATLVIPEWVLNLDIDGNGQINQDFSALRYPHGAQVSLTANAGKGAAFAGWAGDAVGAESQITILMDGDKSVQANFSSRASLQLYLRGAGAVDGLADLGSYALNDTATLTATAAPGWEFSGWSGAATGSNTSANILMDEPKVVTAEFTLSLANWKSEHFTAAELADPLISGDEADPDGDGLKNWQEYLHLADPRDQQSTGVDSTKVAGGYLYMIFQRNAGATDGYSLECQGSRNLTSWDSPDFEERVLSSVDGVETVEARLPSTGNSKGFIRLQYNQTP, from the coding sequence ATGAAACGCCTCCTTCTCCCTCTTTGTCTAATTCTCGCAGCCGTGGTTCTCTATTTGGGAACTCGAACGCAGCATGAAACAACAGCACCAGCACCTTCGTCCAAGTCTTCCCAGAAAGAACTCGCCCACAGCCCCTCCAACAACGAGAGCGCGCTACGCTCGTCCAAACGCACGAATGCCGTGGTGCAGGACTCGGAGGCACCGGTTCAAGCTCAGTCAGAGCCAGTTCATGCAGCTGACGACTTCGTCAAAAAGGTGATCAGTGAAACTTGGATCGATGCCTCGGAGGATAAAGCGGGACGACGTCGCGTGCGTGTGGTGGAGGCCGATTTCAAGTATCCGCATCTGCGTTTGGAGGAGGAGGTCTGGACGGACCCTGATACCGGGGAGCAGACCGTCAAACGCCTCCGCGCATCGGTCGCCGATCACCTCATGGTGGGGCTCAAGCAAGGAGCCGATGAAATGGTCGCCCGGAATTTGTTGGAGCAAAATGGTTACCGTGTCCGTGCCGTGGAGCCGGGCTCCTTTATTCTCACGGAACTGGATGATTTTCAACAGGCCGAATCCCAACAGAAATCCATCGCCGAGATCCAAGGACTCAATGAGTTCATCGATTTTGCCGAGCCGGATTATTTAGTGTATCCCACGGTCACCCCCAATGACCCTGCGTATGGGAGTCAGAAAATGTGGGGCCTGCATAACCCTGGCAACAGCGCCGGAACCGTTGCCGACGCCGATATTGATGCCCCGGAAGGCTGGGACATCCGCCACGATGCCGCCAACGTGGTCGTCGCGGTGACCGATACCGGCATCCAGTATAATCACGAGGATTTGGTCAACAACATGTGGAGCGATGGCAGTGGCAATCACGGATACGATGCCTATGACGATGATCTTGACCCCATGGACACCGGCGGTCACGGCACGCACTGCGCCGGCACCATCGGTGCGCAGGGGAACAATAACATTGGCCTAACAGGCGTGGCCTGGGATGTGCAGCTCATGGGCTTGCGCTTCCTCGGGCCTCAGGGCGGCAGCACTTCGGATGGCATCAAGGTGATTAACTACGCCCGCGAGAACGGGGCGGATATCATCAGTGCCAGCTGGGGCGGTGGCGGATACAGCCAAAGTCTCTACAACGCGATCCAGGCGGCTGGTAATGCCGGTATCCCATTCATCGCGGCTGCTGGGAATGATGCCTTGAACAACGATTCCACACCTCACTATCCCTCAAGTTATGACCTGCCGACATTGGTTGCGGTGGCCTCCACGACCAGCTCGGACCAATTGTCGACCTTCTCCTGCTACGGCCGCTACTCAGTGGATATTGGTGCCCCGGGGAGCAGCATCTGGTCGGCCTACATCGGGTCCAACAGTTCCTACAAAAACCTCAACGGCACCTCGATGGCGACCCCTCATGTCAGTGGTGCCATGGCCTTGGCCCGAGCTCAATTTCCCGGTGACGATGCCGTTGAGTTGATTGCGCGCCTTTACTCATCGGTCGATCACATCTCGGCACTGGCTGGTAAGGTGAGCACCGGTGGTCGCTTGAATTTGCACAAGTTGTTAGGCGCCTCGGCATCCGTGGTGAGCAATGATGATTTTGATGACGCGCTTCGTTTCGAAGGCGATTACGGCTTCTGGAGTGGATCTAACAATACAGCCACCCGTGAGGCCGACGAAGATGATTTTAACCCGATTGTCACCGGCTCACGCAGTCTGTGGTATGCGTGGAAAGCGCCATTCTCAGGCCTGGTGGAATTTGAAGTGCGAGCAGACGTCACACCCTTCCGCGTCATCGCTTTCAGCGGCGACGAGCGGGATAACCTGGTGGTCGTTGCCGATGGCAATGAAACCCCAGACACCACCGAGACCATCCGCTTTTATTGTGAGGAAGATCAGGAATACCGTTTCCTGATCGATAGCAGTCATGCCCAAGGTCAGAGCCTGGTGGTTTCGCTGGCACTGAAACCAGCGAACGATGCCTTCGGTGACGCCATCTACCTCAGCGGCAGCCGTTTCAGCACCAGTGGAAGCAACCGCGACGCCACCTCCCAACCCTTCGAGGACTATTCCCCGCATGCGGGGGGCGGACAGGGTAACTCGGTCTGGTGGCGCTGGACTGCCGACTTCGATGGCGAATTTGTCATCACCACACAGGGCAGTGAGTTCGATACCGTGCTCGCCGTTTACACCGGCACCCCCGGGGTGAATTTCAACGAGGTGGCATCGAACGACGATCGCAATGCGCTCGACTGGACCAGCCAGGTCACCTTCGCTGCTGAAAGCGGCACTACCTATTATATCGCGGTGGATGGCTACCGCGGTGACGCCTCAGGTGGGATCTTGTTGAATGGTTTCGAAGCTGGTTCGCTGGTGATTGTATACCAGCCCAGCTCTAGGTCTGTTAAGTTGGGGGATACAGTTGATTTTTCCGTTCATGGTGCCGGCTCTAACACGATTCAATATCAGTGGTATAAAAACGGAACGGCTATCTCAGGAGCTCGTAGTAATAGTCTGAGGATCGAAAATGTCATTGCCTCCGATTTCACCACTTACTATGCGATTCTATCGGACGGGACAAACACGATACAAAGTAATCAGGTGGCTCTAACCGAGCTACGTGTAGCTCCTCAGATCGTAGTGAACCCTAAATCACGATCGGTAGCGACTGGTGAAAACCTGTGGTTGAGTCCACAAGTGACCGGCAGTGCGCCATTGACTTACCAGTGGTATAAAGACGATGTCGCATTGACTGGTGAAACTGGCGTTAGTCTGGCGATCACCAATGCTCAGGTGGCAAATAACGGCCACTACCATCTCGAGGTTAGTAATGAGCTGGGAACCGCGGAAACGGCCCTGATCGATATTCGGGTCAGCGATGTTCCTTGGTCGGTCTGGAATCAACGTTACCCCACACCACAAAGTAATGATATTCATGACATGATCTACGCGGAGGGGATGTTTGTTGCCATCGGCAGTGGCGGTGCCATCACGACATCCGTGGATTGTGAATCGTGGCGCTTACACTCCGTTGGCGACAATGGTTTCAGGTTGCGTAGAATCGCCTATGGCGGTGGCAAATGGCTCGCCGCTGATTGGTCAGGGAACTTTGTCTCGTCTGATGATGGAGAAACGTGGCATGCTTATAGCAATGAAACGATCGGAGTCAGCAGCGGGGTGACTGAGTTGTTTTATTGGAACGGCAAGTTCCACTACATAACCCGTGATACTGGAGATTCATTCATTTACAGCTCAGTGGATGGTATGTCCTGGACACTAACGAAATCCTTTCCTGGTAGAGTGTTCAATAGCCCCATCTTTTCAGCCGACCGATTGGTGCTTATCGAGAGTTACGCGAACGCGATCACTGCCACTACAGACATGGTCACATGGGCTGAAGGCACCGCGCCGACGGTCTCCGGTGCAGCGCTCAAAGGAGGGGAAGGCGTGTTTATCGATGGCGAATTTAGGGTCTGGAGTAATGAAGGGGGGAAAAAACTGTGGCAGTCTTCCGACGGTGTGACTTGGACCTATACGGACTATAATTCTGAGACTAATTGGATAGGTCGTTCTAACAGTAATACCTCAAACCATCGAATCCAGCTTCACGATGGCAAGGTTTATTGGGCCAATGGAAATGACCTCTATGTTTCCGAGGACGGTATTCACTGGGCGTCCTATTCGCCCGGGTTCGACGTCAATGCAGTGACCGTGGGGAACGGGCTGATCGCCATATCAGGGGGGGGCGGAGTCACGGCGAGCGCCACGAAACCTTACAATCTCTATGGTGAAGACCTTTCGGGGCTTTATTCGGACACCTATTTCTCCGGCTTGAAGGTGGTCAATAATAGGGCATGGGTTTATGGCTCAGCGGGCTATTTTTCTTCAGCAGACGGTCTTGTTTGGCGTGAGGAGGAGACCTTAGTAGACGTCGATTCCTTAATCTACGCTAACGATTCATATTGGAGTGCGAACCAAATTGCAGTGAATGGTAGTGATCAAAAAATCTATCGTGGTCTTTATCCAACAAACATGACTGAGGTGAGTGAAAGTAATCTGAGCTACATCACCAAGCTGGCATACCACGATGGCACCTTTGTTGCTTTTTCCACATTCCCATCCGGGAGTTTTTATACTTCGTCCGATGGCATTCATTGGACCTCCGTCGGACCGTCATTTTCTGGCGGATATAAAATCAAGAAATTAGAATACATTGGCGATCGCTTCGTGGGGCTGAGTTCGAATGGGAAGATTTACACTAGCCCTGACGGAACGACATGGTCAGTTTTTGACACCGGTGAGAACAGCTTGAACGATCCGGAAGTACTAGCTTACGGGCTGGACTATTATTTAGCCGCGGGCACAGAGGGTAAGCTTTGGTCATCTCAAGATGGAGTCACCTGGAGTGTCCAGGATTTAAGTAGCTATCGCAATGGCTCGGGAAATGGTGAGACCACGATAGCCGCCGATGACCATGGGGTGGCTGTATTCATGGGGAACAAAGGGGTTTACTCCACGGATTTACAGTCCTGGGTAGAATTTTCACTCCCAGCGGCTTCCTTCAGTGCGGCATCGAGTTTTGCCGGTTCGGTGGTGGCGGCGGGTGGTTACGGATCGATGGCGATCTTGCAAGGAGGATCACCGCTTAGCAATGCCCCTGTGGTGGGGTTTGATAATTTGACGCATAACGGGCGCTATTCAGTGAATAGCCGGATTGCAGTGCAGACCACCGCCTTTGATCCGGAGGCGGGCGCGATTCTGGTGAGTTTCTGGGTAAATGGTGTGAAAATCAGTGAGTCAACGGTGAATAATCCCGAGTTCTTGTGGTATCCCACATCAGTAGGTGAATATGTTCTTAGAGTTGAGGCAACCGATGTCTCGGGAGTTCGCAATGAGGCCCGAATTGTGGTCAATGTGAGTGGTTCAACAACGATCGGAAACCATGCCAGACTCAGTAACGCCTCAGCCGTGACTACCCAGGGCGATAGTCTGTTTCTTCTCACTGAAACCGGAGGAGTGGCCATTTATGGTGAAGGGGAGGTGGCTCGTGATCTGGTCCTGCCCACATCGGATTCATTGACCTCCGTGGCCTATTCCGGAGGAGTCTATTTGGTGGCTGGGGATGAAGTGTTTGCGTCCAGTGATGGTATTAACTGGACCTTGATTCCTGACTTGTCAGGAGAGGCGAGTTACCACGGAGGGAAGTTTTTTATTACCTCAAGTGGTAAGTTGAGCTACTCGGATGATGGTTTTAACTGGACGACCGTTGATTGCGCTTACATGCCGGCCACAGGTGGTCAGGTCTTGTATTTCAATAACCTCATATGGGTCTGCGGTGGTAATCAAATTGCCGTTTCTGAAAACGGCGGCCTTACATGGATTACCAGCGGTATCGCAGGTAACCGGTTAGTGCTTAGTAATGAGGAGGTCATGACTCTGGCCAATGGCCAAATCCGCAGGAGCACCGACGGCTTGACCTGGACGACTGAGGATTCTCCGGGTAATTTGTCAGGTTTTTTCATCGAATCGGGGGGGCGGATCTTCCTTTGTCAGAATCACATTTTAAGTGGCTACGTCCTCAAGTATTTTTCGGTGGATGGATCAACATGGGCGCCACTGGATGTTGATTTGAAATTCTATGAGATGAGCTATGGTCATGGCCAGTGGGTGTGTTTCGGTCCTTACGCGGCGTACCGCAGTTCTGATGGGATCACGTGGGAACTATTCCTCGGAGATGAGTCTCTGCAGAGCCCCGCTCCCGACACCCCGTTTGAACAAACACCATTCAATGCCCGCAGCTGGCAGATTGCCTATCAGGAGGATACTGGCTTTGTTGCGGTCGGTTATACGTGGTCAGATCAATTGCACGCGGTATCCCCAGACGGGGTGAATTGGACGTATGAGAAGGGGGCGTCGTTACAAAGCGAGGGTTTGGACTTGTTTGCCATTCACAATGGACGGGCGGTCACCACGAGCAATGGGGCGATTCAATGGTCGGATGATCTGCTCACCTGGGAAGACGTAGGAAACCAACCCTCCGGCGACGTTAATCAGCTAACAATCGTGAATGGCAGCTACGCTTGTGTCACGAGCTCCGGAGAGCTGGGGCTTTCTGCTGACGGGGTCAACTGGACCTACCAAACTGTCGCAGCCGACGTCCCCCTGGCCGCGGTCTCCTACGGCAACGGCAAGTTTGTGGTTCTCAGAAAATCACATGCTTCCGTCTATGTGTCCATGGACGGCTCCACATGGACCACTCACACTTTACCGAATGATTCCTATAAGCATGTCAGTTTTGAGAATGAGGAATTTTTTGTCACTGACGGATATTATTCGACCCCGCGTTTGGCTCGGTCAGCTGACGGTCAAGTATGGACTGGAATTACGGCCACCCCCTACCTCACATCCTCCACTAAATTCGCCTACGGCGGTGGCTATTATCTGGTGAGTGATGGCTCGAGAATCTATCTCACCACTGATTTTTCTGAGTGGCACACGGTGTCGCTACCTATTTATAACACGTATATTTCCAGTGTGGTTTACCGCAGCGGTCGTGGCTTCCTGATTTCCACGAGCAATGGTTATTACGAGATCAATGACGATCTTAGCGTCGCAGAATACACTACACTCTCCGGCCAGTCTGGGACGCTTCATCTGGATGGGCAGACGCTCTATATCCTATCGACCACAATTGAGGTCGAAACAGACGATGACTTGGAAATATCAGATCTAACAATGACGCCAGTGACCGCTGGCATTGGTGATACGTTTACGGCCACCGTGGACATGGTGAACCACGGATCGACCGCGGTCGCCAGCGATGCCCTGAGCTTCAGTTTCACAGCCTCGAAAGACGCGGTTTACGGTAACGGCGATGATGTGCCAATGGCGACGGGGCTACGCGTGAATTCTCCTCTGTTGGCTCAGAGTAATGACTCGGTATCATTTGAAATAGTAATACCCGAGACCATTGCCGCAGGAAATTACATGGTTTTTGTTTCCGCGCTAACAAGCTCGGAACTACGAGACCGGAATCCAGCCAATAATCACTTTTCTACCTCTGAGGCTACGCTGGTGATTCCAGAATGGGTGTTGAACCTTGATATTGATGGTAACGGGCAGATCAATCAGGATTTCTCAGCGCTCCGTTATCCACATGGTGCTCAGGTTTCCCTCACCGCCAATGCCGGTAAAGGGGCTGCATTTGCCGGGTGGGCAGGGGACGCTGTCGGGGCCGAGAGTCAGATCACCATTCTCATGGACGGTGACAAATCCGTGCAGGCGAACTTCTCCTCACGTGCCAGCCTCCAGCTCTACCTGCGAGGTGCCGGAGCGGTGGATGGTTTGGCCGATCTCGGGAGCTACGCTCTGAACGATACCGCCACGCTAACGGCCACAGCGGCTCCCGGTTGGGAGTTCTCCGGTTGGAGCGGGGCTGCCACGGGCAGCAACACAAGCGCCAACATCCTCATGGACGAACCCAAGGTGGTCACTGCCGAGTTCACCCTGTCGCTGGCAAATTGGAAATCAGAACATTTCACCGCAGCGGAACTGGCGGATCCCTTGATCTCCGGGGACGAGGCTGATCCTGATGGTGACGGGTTGAAAAATTGGCAGGAGTATCTTCACCTCGCCGATCCGCGCGACCAGCAGTCTACGGGCGTCGATAGCACAAAAGTTG